In a genomic window of Methanoregula sp. UBA64:
- a CDS encoding nucleic acid-binding protein, which yields MVLFHYALVDDLISQEEFERRVEAKIDECGDLLDEPTAAMLVVDALGRQHVKVKELSGKSSLFCFFAKVVDKTEPKEFDRKDGEKGWVATILAGDETGTTRIVLWDERAGAVCEIVIGDVLEVIGRHPANSTREIYALALRKVTCEITCAATAGNSISMEPVDLDVVVINADEPRTFSRRDGTTGELRECLVGDAQGTARLVAWAPDLLLGIAPGSTVHITGAKPDRRAEGRAYSIDETSTVTLTDTAVTVPFTPLGAVADTGQYSVTGEVKAVQEPRSFTTKAGNPSWVRNIRISDGTDDLAVVLWGDFALQPVRPGTRVEIYHGSARAGRFVGIELGVGRGSVFRLPQEERRAVVFTGTVIPGNGGTFIDNGTERYLVEGDYPAGTEIAVTGVLAGSRIIPDTAVPAEKDLQDVAGRLAALIARLEASRP from the coding sequence GTGGTCCTCTTCCACTATGCGCTGGTCGACGACCTCATCAGCCAGGAAGAGTTCGAACGGCGCGTAGAGGCAAAGATCGACGAGTGCGGGGATCTCCTCGACGAGCCGACCGCGGCGATGCTTGTGGTCGATGCACTCGGGCGCCAGCATGTCAAAGTAAAGGAACTCTCGGGGAAATCCAGCCTTTTTTGTTTCTTTGCAAAGGTCGTCGACAAGACCGAGCCAAAGGAGTTCGACCGGAAAGACGGGGAGAAGGGATGGGTTGCGACAATCCTTGCCGGAGACGAGACCGGTACCACCCGGATCGTGCTCTGGGACGAGCGGGCGGGAGCGGTCTGCGAGATCGTTATTGGCGACGTGCTGGAAGTGATCGGGAGGCACCCGGCAAACAGCACGAGGGAGATCTATGCCCTTGCGCTCCGGAAGGTCACCTGCGAGATTACCTGTGCGGCAACGGCGGGAAACAGCATCTCGATGGAGCCGGTTGATCTCGATGTTGTCGTGATCAATGCAGACGAGCCCCGCACCTTCTCCCGCCGTGACGGGACGACCGGGGAACTCAGGGAGTGCCTTGTCGGGGATGCACAGGGTACTGCCCGGCTCGTTGCCTGGGCACCCGACCTTCTTTTGGGCATAGCACCGGGAAGCACGGTCCATATTACCGGGGCAAAGCCCGACCGGCGTGCAGAGGGCCGGGCTTACAGTATAGATGAGACAAGCACGGTGACCCTCACGGACACGGCCGTGACCGTTCCCTTTACCCCGCTCGGGGCAGTCGCGGATACCGGACAGTACTCCGTCACGGGCGAGGTAAAGGCTGTGCAGGAACCCCGGTCATTCACCACCAAGGCCGGCAACCCGTCGTGGGTGAGAAACATCCGCATCAGCGACGGGACCGACGATCTCGCGGTGGTGCTCTGGGGAGATTTTGCCCTCCAGCCGGTCCGCCCGGGCACCCGGGTCGAGATTTACCACGGGTCCGCCCGGGCAGGACGGTTCGTCGGGATCGAGCTTGGCGTTGGCAGGGGGAGCGTCTTCCGGCTTCCGCAGGAAGAGCGCCGGGCAGTCGTCTTTACCGGGACGGTAATCCCCGGGAACGGGGGCACGTTCATCGACAACGGGACCGAACGCTACCTTGTCGAGGGCGATTACCCGGCCGGTACCGAGATCGCAGTCACCGGGGTGCTTGCCGGCAGCCGGATCATCCCCGATACTGCGGTACCGGCCGAAAAGGATCTGCAGGATGTTGCCGGGCGTCTCGCCGCTCTTATCGCACGGCTGGAAGCATCCCGGCCCTGA
- the lysA gene encoding diaminopimelate decarboxylase: MKLPSHLAVKGGHLHIGSQDCVTLAAKYGTPLYVTSEDRICEHFTAYRAALSKRYEKIQVLFAAKANGNLAVMRALAKLGAGADIFSAGELALALEAGMPAEKLLFNGSSKTPTDHALAVKHGVKVSLDSLDELHQLDAIAAKAGKVAEVSFRVNPALEVPTHPKIATGLKTSKFGIPHEQIPAAYREALACKHVKPVGIHCHIGSQILEVAPFAKAAEVMVRIAKELADMGVKLEFFDLGGGLGVPYHHDTDPAPTPEDYANAVMPVFLDGIKKAGITPTLWIEPGRFLVADSTVLLTRVNSTKAAHKRFANVDAGFNLLIRPAMYDSYHEVVVANRADAPLTSEYTVTGPICETGDILAADRKLPELAAGDLIAVLDAGAYGYAMSSQYNGRPRCPEVLIHGNEEALMRRGETLADLTGTMIRPPWQR, translated from the coding sequence GTGAAACTTCCCTCTCACCTCGCGGTCAAAGGAGGCCACCTGCACATCGGGAGCCAGGACTGCGTTACCCTTGCCGCAAAATACGGCACCCCGCTCTACGTGACCAGCGAGGACCGGATCTGCGAGCACTTTACGGCGTACCGTGCCGCGCTCTCCAAACGGTACGAGAAGATACAGGTCCTCTTTGCGGCAAAGGCAAACGGCAACCTTGCCGTGATGAGGGCGCTCGCAAAACTCGGCGCCGGGGCGGACATCTTTTCCGCAGGCGAACTCGCCCTCGCCCTCGAAGCGGGGATGCCGGCGGAAAAGCTGCTCTTTAACGGCAGCTCAAAGACCCCCACGGACCATGCCCTTGCAGTAAAGCACGGCGTGAAAGTCTCGCTCGATTCCCTTGATGAGCTCCACCAGCTCGATGCAATCGCGGCAAAGGCCGGTAAAGTTGCGGAGGTCTCGTTCCGGGTCAACCCGGCGCTCGAAGTCCCGACCCACCCGAAGATCGCTACCGGCCTGAAAACCAGCAAATTCGGGATCCCGCACGAGCAGATCCCTGCGGCATACCGGGAAGCGCTGGCCTGCAAACACGTAAAACCTGTCGGGATCCACTGCCACATAGGCTCGCAGATCCTCGAAGTAGCACCGTTTGCAAAGGCAGCAGAGGTCATGGTGAGAATTGCAAAGGAACTCGCCGATATGGGCGTGAAGCTCGAGTTCTTCGATCTCGGCGGCGGCCTTGGCGTCCCGTACCACCACGATACCGATCCGGCACCGACGCCGGAGGACTACGCGAATGCCGTGATGCCGGTCTTCCTTGACGGGATTAAGAAAGCGGGGATCACCCCCACGCTCTGGATCGAGCCGGGCCGGTTCCTTGTTGCCGATTCAACGGTCCTTCTCACAAGGGTGAACTCGACAAAGGCCGCCCACAAGCGGTTTGCGAACGTTGACGCGGGGTTCAACCTGCTCATACGGCCCGCAATGTACGACTCCTACCACGAGGTCGTTGTCGCAAACCGTGCGGACGCCCCGCTCACCTCCGAATACACCGTGACCGGGCCGATCTGCGAGACCGGGGACATCCTTGCCGCAGACCGGAAGCTGCCCGAACTTGCGGCAGGAGACCTGATCGCCGTGCTGGACGCCGGTGCATACGGGTACGCTATGTCCTCGCAGTACAATGGCCGGCCCCGCTGTCCTGAAGTCCTCATCCACGGCAATGAAGAGGCGCTCATGCGGCGCGGCGAGACACTTGCCGACCTGACCGGCACCATGATCCGGCCACCCTGGCAGCGGTAG